The window CTAATGCCGGTGGTGTGGCTGTATCTGCACTTGAAATGAGTCAAAATTCACAACGTTTACCATGGACATTTGAAGAAGTAGATGCCAAATTAGATGCCATTATGAAAAATATTTACGAAAATTGTCGCGATACTGCCGATAAGTACGGTGCAGCAGGTGATTTAGTGACTGGCGCTAATATTGCAGGTTTTGCAAAAGTTGCTAATAACATGTTGGCGCAAGGATTAGTGTAGTAAGAATAGGTGACTTAAAATAAAGCGACTCTATTGATTAGAGTCGCTTTTTGTAAACAGGGAGTAGGAATGAAAAAAAACAATTTAATTAGTACCGGCTTAATAGCTATTAGTAGTTTGATAGTAGGGTGTTCTGATTCATCAACCCGCGAAAATCCAACGACTTCAGACGTTTTATCAGTATCTTCAACGAATCCATTACCAACAGAAGATCGTTCGGGTGAGATTATTAAGATTCCAGAAAACTTAACTAAAATCGTGTCGTTAGTGCCTTCTGTGACACAAATATTAGATGATTTAGGCCAGAGTGAGAAATTAGTTGGTATCGATAATCAAAGTCAGTTAAAAGAAACCAATCAAAAGGTGTCTCGATTTGATATGATGACGATTGACTTAGAAATGTTGTTAGCATTAGAACCACAAGTGGTATTTGTCAGTGACATTAATGTATATGCCGAGGCAAAAATTTTGAAACAACTAAAACAAGTAGGTATCACCGTCATTAATATTCCAACGAGTGATACCATCGAAAGTATTCAAGCGGATGTCCAATTTGTGGCAGATTGCGTAGGCCAACACAATCAAGGGAAAGTTTTAGTAGAAAATATGCAGGCAGACATTGCGCAATTAAAAGCAATGGGCAACCGTATTAAGCAAAGAAAAACAGTCTCCTTTGAAGTGGCAGCTTTACCAGAGATTTATTCATGCGGTAGCGGTGTGTTTTTAGATGAAATGATCACGACCATTGGTGCTAAAAATGTTTATCATGATCAAAGTGGTTGGTTGGCTATTACAGAGGAATCAGCTATTGAACGTAATCCGGATGTTATTTTTACTAATGTAACGTATATTCCGGACCCAATAGATGAAATAGTTGCTCGTAAAGGTTGGGCCCAAGTAACAGCAATTAAAGAAAAAGAGGTGTATCGTATTGATAATATGACAAGTTCCCTTCCTAATCACCATATTGTTGAGGCTATGAAAGAAATGGCAAATATTCTTTATCCAGAAGCATATGCTCAATTGGAGTTTAGCCATGTCTAAGGGAATGAAATTAAGTGGCTTAATGGTTATAGCGATAGTAGTGATAGTAATTGGAATCAGTATAGGGAGCGCGTCAGCTAGTTTTGCTGACGTCTGTCAAGTGATCATGAACCAACTAATGGGGCGCTCAGAAGCAGGCATCATGCCAACGATTATTCTCGATGTCCGTTTGCCACGTGTCCTAATGAGTTTTATTGTCGGTGCGATGATTGCAGTTTCTGGCACCGTTATGCAATCCTTATTAAATAACCCCTTAGCCTCACCTTATACATTAGGTATCTCTTCAGGGGCATCTTTTGGCGCGGCGTTAATGTTAACAATTGGCGTGCCGTTGCTTGGTTTATCTAGTTATTTAGTCCCTGTGAATGGCTTTGTTTTTGGTTGCTTGACAGTGTTAATCGTATTACTTTTTGCAAAGAAAACAGCTCATCAAATGGATAATCAGACGATTATTTTGGTTGGGATGATCGTGGGTTTATTTATCAATGCTTTACTGACTTTATTATCGGTTTTTTCAGATGATTATTTAAAAGCGATTGTTTACTGGCAACTAGGAAGTTTTGCTAGTAGTCATTATGCTCAAATATTATGGCTAGCGCTGCTCTTAGTACTTGGATTAGTAGTATTTATACGCTTTTCACGTGAATTAGATATCTTGACATTAGGAGATGAGCAGGCAATGACAACAGGTCTTGAAACTCAAAAACTAAAAGTATTCTTTATTGGGCTGTGTTGCTTATTAACTGGTTCAGCGATTTCATTTGTCGGGATTATTGGTTTTGTCGATTTAGTAGCCCCTCACTTAGTTCGTAAGGTATTTGGTCATCATCATCGTTGGGTCATTCCGTCTTCAGCACTTGTGGGAGGTATCTTGATGGTATTTGCAGATCTTATTTCGCGAACAATCATCGCGCCTAGAGAAATCCCAGTCGGTGCAGTCACTGCTTTAATCGGTTCCCCGTTTTTTGCTTACTTATTTTTAAAGAAAGGACCTGATTAAATGATTGATATCCAAGGTGTCTCTGTTCGTTATGGCAATCATCAAATCTTAGATGACATTTCCTTTCAATTAGATGATGACGAGATAGTATGTGTGCTAGGACCAAATGGTAGTGGGAAAACTACACTTTTAAAAACGATATTAAATTTAGTGCCTTTTAGCGGTGAAATATTGATTAATGGTCAATCGGTTAAAAAGTATCCACGTAAAACGTTAGCTAAAGAAGTGGCTTTGTTGAGTCAACATCAAGTTGTTCAACGTGGTTATACGGTTCAAGATATCGTCTTGATGGGACGCTTTAGATATCAACAAACAGGTTTGTTCAATGGGTATTCTAAAGTGGATTTTGATTATGTCGATACGTTATTAGCTGATTTAGGGTTGTGGGAATTAAAAGAACAAGAAGTAGTTAAACTTTCTGGAGGGCAAAAGCAATTAGTCTTTTTAGCTAAGATAATGGCACAAAATCCTCGATTATTACTACTCGATGAACCAAGTAACCATCTTGATATCAAGTATCAATTAGAAATGATTGCTTTCTTGAAGCAATGGCGAGATCAACGAGAATCAGGAATTCTTGGCGTGTTTCATGATGTTAATTTAGCGTTGCATTTGTCAGATCATTTACTAATGTTGAAGGAAGGACGTATATTGGCTAAAGGTTCTTTTTCAGAAATTGGGACAATAACTAATTTCCAAACCCTTTATGAGACGCAACTTGTGGAGTATTATCTAGCTAGTTTAGAAAAATGGCAACAACTACTGAAGTAATTTTTCGTCTAGTTATGAGGAGTGGAGAAATCTGCTCCTTATTTGTTATAAATTATCAATATTTTTATTAATTTTTTTCATGAAACATTGGTTATAAAACTAATATATAGAGTGAATAGGTTATAATCTAATTGATAATAAACGAGGAGTGATGAATGATGGATGAAAGTTTTGAAAAAGAGTTAAAGGAAGCGTTAGAGATGTTTAATCGATATGCGGAATTATTTGAGCTCTCGGATTCTAATCTGTCTTTAGAACAAATGAGAGAACGGATTGATATTGAATTAGAAGAGTTTGTAGAATTGGAGGGGCCGTGGACAATAAGTAATTATCAAGACTTATCGGTGACGATTACACAATTATTTACGGATGAATTTAATCACCTTATAGAACATAAAGAATATGACATTGCTTTCTTTTCTTCGAGATATTTATTTAAACAACTATTGTCTCTTGGTTCAAGTGATGAGATGCTTGAGCATTTGGAAGAAGTATTTAAGCGATTTAATAAGCTATGGAAACTTTGTCGTGATAAGGGGTATCCAGAGTTAAAAGAAGTAATTGACAAGTGGATATCAGCTGAGAGCTAATCGTTTTAGAAGTTTAGCCAAATGATAGTGTTCATTCGGTACGTTACAGTTAATTAATATGGTCGTTTATCGTATAATAGAAGATAGAAAGTAGAGATACTTTTTGGAGGTACTTGTTAAGAAAAAGAATGTTAATTATATCTATCTTTAATGTAAACGTTTAATTGATTAAAGAGTAAGTTATTCACACAATATGAAGCATTTAAGTTGAATTTACTAGATCAATTTAGTAATATAGTTAGTGCTTTGCCAAATATAGTGTGGATTGCTGACGAATTGATGATGTGAAAGTTTGTGAAAAAATATTTAGGTAGATTAAATAGCGTTTTGTTTATGTTTATCTATATATATAGGTAGCAAAATATTAAGTAAGCAAACTAGACTATTTTTGGAGAAGTTTCTGAAAAGACTCTAACAGATTTAAGGATTTAATAACACTATTAATAACATAGAAAGAAGTGGAATTCAGTTATGAAAGAAGTAGTTATCTTAGGTGCAGGTTATGCAGGTTTAAGCACACTAAAAGCTCTACAAAAAAAAGCAGGAGATTTTCATATTACATTAGTTGATCAAAATGATTATCATTATGAAGCAACTGACTTACATGAAGTAGCAGCCGGTACACAACCAAAAGAAAAAATCACTTACCCAATTAAAGAAGTTGTAAACTCAAAAGTGACAACTTTCTTACAAGATCGTGTGGTAAAAATCAATACGGATCAACAAGAAGTTGAATTAGAAAACAATGCGGCATTAAAATATGACTACTTAGTAGTTGCTTTAGGTTTCCGTTCTGAAACATTTGGTATTTCAGGTGCAGAAGAAAATGCGTTAGAAATGGTTAACATTGACTCAGCTGTTAACATTAATAACCACATCAATGCCATGCTTAAAAAATACAAAGAAACAAAAGATAAAAAATACTTGAAATTTGTCGTTTGTGGTGCAGGGTTCACAGGGATTGAACTATTAGGTTCACTAGCTGAAATGAAACCTAAATATGCCAAAGTAGCGGGTGTTAAACCAGAAGATATCGAAATCTACTGTGTAGAAGCTGCCACTCGTTTGTTACCAATGTTTAATGAAGAGTTAGCTAACTATGCGATTAACAAATTAGAAGGTTTAGGTGTTACTTTATTAACAGGTAAACCAATCAAAGCGATTAAACCTGAAACAGTTGTTTACCAAGACAACGCTGAAACAGAAGAAATGGCTGAATTAGAAGCTGCAACTATTATCTGGACAACAGGTGTTAGCGGAAGCTTTGTAATGGGTGAATCAGGATTTGCAGAACGTCGTGGACGTGTAGTGGTAGCTGATGATTTACGTTCATCTGACCATGAGAATGTCTACATTATTGGAGATGTATCTGCTGTAATGGATCCAGCATCAGGTCGTCCATATCCAACAACTGCTCAAATCGCATTAAAAATGGGTGACTTTGCAGCTAAGAATATTGTACGTCAATTGAATAACCAAGCAACTGAAGCGTTCACTTTTGAATCACAAGGTTCTGTAGCTTCAATTGGTAATACTATTGGTTTAGGACAAGTAGGTAAAGTATCAGTTAAAGGATACCCAGCGTCATTCTTGAAGAAAATTATCATGAATAAATCACTTGCGGCAACTGGTGGAATGAAACAAATGTTTGCTAAAGGACGCTTTGATTTATATCACTAAAATAACCAAAAAAGTTGTATGATAAAAGGCATCCGATCTCGGATGCCTTTTATATGTGGATGAATGGATCAATAGATAAGGAGTATTAATATAATGGAACAACTATTTACATTGACATGTGGCTCAACTGCAGATATGTCAAAAGAATTTTTTGAAGAACGAGGGATTCATTACTCAAGTTTTCATTTTACGATGGATGGGGAAGGCTATTTGGATGATTTAGGACAGTCAATGCCGTTTGATGTTTTTTATCAAAAAATAAAAGAAGGTTCAATGCCAATAACATCACAATCAAATCCCGATGACTATACTAAATTCTTTGAACAATTTTTAGCAGAAGGACAAGACATTCTGCATTTATCTTTTTCTTCAGGGCTTTCAGGAGATTATCAATCAGCCTGTATTGCAAAAGAATTATTAGTGGAAAAATATCCTGAACGAAAGATTATGGTAGTGGATACATTAGGTGCTTCTTCAGGCTATGGTTTATTAGTAGATACGGCTGCTGATATGCGTGATCAAGGACAATCCATTGAACAAGTGGCTAAATGGGTAGAAGAAAATCGTTTAACGTTACATCATTGGT is drawn from Vagococcus xieshaowenii and contains these coding sequences:
- a CDS encoding ABC transporter substrate-binding protein encodes the protein MKKNNLISTGLIAISSLIVGCSDSSTRENPTTSDVLSVSSTNPLPTEDRSGEIIKIPENLTKIVSLVPSVTQILDDLGQSEKLVGIDNQSQLKETNQKVSRFDMMTIDLEMLLALEPQVVFVSDINVYAEAKILKQLKQVGITVINIPTSDTIESIQADVQFVADCVGQHNQGKVLVENMQADIAQLKAMGNRIKQRKTVSFEVAALPEIYSCGSGVFLDEMITTIGAKNVYHDQSGWLAITEESAIERNPDVIFTNVTYIPDPIDEIVARKGWAQVTAIKEKEVYRIDNMTSSLPNHHIVEAMKEMANILYPEAYAQLEFSHV
- a CDS encoding FecCD family ABC transporter permease, which encodes MSKGMKLSGLMVIAIVVIVIGISIGSASASFADVCQVIMNQLMGRSEAGIMPTIILDVRLPRVLMSFIVGAMIAVSGTVMQSLLNNPLASPYTLGISSGASFGAALMLTIGVPLLGLSSYLVPVNGFVFGCLTVLIVLLFAKKTAHQMDNQTIILVGMIVGLFINALLTLLSVFSDDYLKAIVYWQLGSFASSHYAQILWLALLLVLGLVVFIRFSRELDILTLGDEQAMTTGLETQKLKVFFIGLCCLLTGSAISFVGIIGFVDLVAPHLVRKVFGHHHRWVIPSSALVGGILMVFADLISRTIIAPREIPVGAVTALIGSPFFAYLFLKKGPD
- a CDS encoding ABC transporter ATP-binding protein — its product is MIDIQGVSVRYGNHQILDDISFQLDDDEIVCVLGPNGSGKTTLLKTILNLVPFSGEILINGQSVKKYPRKTLAKEVALLSQHQVVQRGYTVQDIVLMGRFRYQQTGLFNGYSKVDFDYVDTLLADLGLWELKEQEVVKLSGGQKQLVFLAKIMAQNPRLLLLDEPSNHLDIKYQLEMIAFLKQWRDQRESGILGVFHDVNLALHLSDHLLMLKEGRILAKGSFSEIGTITNFQTLYETQLVEYYLASLEKWQQLLK
- a CDS encoding NAD(P)/FAD-dependent oxidoreductase, whose translation is MKEVVILGAGYAGLSTLKALQKKAGDFHITLVDQNDYHYEATDLHEVAAGTQPKEKITYPIKEVVNSKVTTFLQDRVVKINTDQQEVELENNAALKYDYLVVALGFRSETFGISGAEENALEMVNIDSAVNINNHINAMLKKYKETKDKKYLKFVVCGAGFTGIELLGSLAEMKPKYAKVAGVKPEDIEIYCVEAATRLLPMFNEELANYAINKLEGLGVTLLTGKPIKAIKPETVVYQDNAETEEMAELEAATIIWTTGVSGSFVMGESGFAERRGRVVVADDLRSSDHENVYIIGDVSAVMDPASGRPYPTTAQIALKMGDFAAKNIVRQLNNQATEAFTFESQGSVASIGNTIGLGQVGKVSVKGYPASFLKKIIMNKSLAATGGMKQMFAKGRFDLYH
- a CDS encoding DegV family protein, which translates into the protein MEQLFTLTCGSTADMSKEFFEERGIHYSSFHFTMDGEGYLDDLGQSMPFDVFYQKIKEGSMPITSQSNPDDYTKFFEQFLAEGQDILHLSFSSGLSGDYQSACIAKELLVEKYPERKIMVVDTLGASSGYGLLVDTAADMRDQGQSIEQVAKWVEENRLTLHHWFFSTDLTHYQRGGRISATSAAIGGLLNICPLMNMNNEGKLIPRTKIRGKKKVIKAIVNEMKQHAKDGENYSGKCFISNSDCYEDAKEVAELVEATFPNLNGKVQINSVGTVIGSHTGPGTVALFFYGNERGE